Proteins encoded within one genomic window of Gloeobacter kilaueensis JS1:
- the ruvX gene encoding Holliday junction resolvase RuvX, whose protein sequence is MVSVLGLDVGSKRIGVAGSDPTGLIASGLETLVRSELSTDLEVIRAWVDRRRAQAVVIGLPRNMNGSLGPQAHRIRYFGQQLAQVIDVPIHYVDERLSTVQAGRSLQGVSASRRKALIDQQAAAIILQQWLDTRRWQQDPNQESPDERHTNAER, encoded by the coding sequence GTGGTTTCTGTTTTGGGATTGGATGTAGGCAGCAAGCGCATCGGCGTGGCCGGTTCTGACCCCACCGGTCTGATTGCCAGCGGTCTTGAGACGCTCGTGCGCTCCGAACTGAGCACAGACCTGGAGGTGATTCGCGCCTGGGTGGACCGGCGGCGGGCGCAGGCGGTGGTCATCGGTCTGCCGCGCAACATGAATGGCTCGCTCGGCCCCCAGGCCCACCGCATCCGCTACTTCGGCCAGCAGCTGGCCCAGGTGATCGATGTGCCGATTCACTACGTCGATGAACGCCTCTCCACCGTCCAGGCTGGGCGCTCGCTCCAGGGAGTCTCCGCTTCCCGACGCAAGGCACTCATCGACCAGCAGGCGGCTGCGATCATTCTTCAACAGTGGCTCGACACGCGCCGCTGGCAACAAGATCCCAATCAGGAATCCCCAGATGAGCGACACACTAACGCTGAAAGATGA
- a CDS encoding DUF3727 domain-containing protein — translation MSDTLTLKDEAGRTLACELVTELEIDGAQYGLVVPQATPVRLMAWEAADDEDGNGEEEDTLLADLDDEEIERVFQTARAVLAEQDLKLVDSAYLLIVEGDIPNADEAEFYSIADDEDNEEEEEYQLLEEFFFEDRRYGIFTPLDPVMLFVELPAEGEPRVLEPEETARLMPNFEEALLDLAE, via the coding sequence ATGAGCGACACACTAACGCTGAAAGATGAAGCGGGCCGGACTCTCGCCTGTGAGCTGGTCACAGAACTGGAGATCGACGGCGCGCAGTACGGGCTGGTCGTTCCCCAGGCGACACCGGTCCGATTGATGGCCTGGGAAGCTGCCGACGACGAGGACGGCAACGGCGAGGAGGAGGATACCCTGCTTGCGGACCTCGACGACGAGGAGATCGAGCGGGTCTTTCAGACCGCCAGGGCGGTCCTGGCCGAGCAGGATCTCAAGCTGGTCGATTCGGCCTACCTGCTTATCGTCGAGGGCGACATTCCCAACGCCGACGAGGCCGAGTTTTATTCGATCGCCGACGACGAGGACAACGAAGAAGAAGAAGAGTACCAGTTGCTTGAAGAATTTTTCTTTGAGGACCGCCGCTACGGCATCTTTACACCCCTCGACCCGGTGATGCTCTTTGTCGAGTTGCCTGCGGAGGGCGAGCCGAGGGTTCTCGAACCGGAGGAGACCGCCCGCTTGATGCCGAACTTTGAAGAGGCGCTGCTCGATCTGGCGGAGTAG
- the mltG gene encoding endolytic transglycosylase MltG: protein MFCRRLLLLLVLAGCALAGGWFWAAQPPERTRPVRVVVIAGSGSLRIGEQLAAAKAIRSSWAFWALVRFKGWQDQLKAGTYEIPPGRSLEAVAEQIRKGETLRFRYRILEGWNTLQMARYFEQLGYFKIEDFLRLTRGPQMLRPPWLPAGIDRLEGFLFPDTYDLPAEKLSARTAVTQMLGAFERLALPLYRTQPDPPRSLNEWVTLASLVEKEAAVSEERAVIAGVFVNRLRINMPLASDPTVEYAFGIRQSAERPLTYAQVRQPSPYNTYIQPGLPPTPIASPGLASLRAALQPALTPYLYFVARYDGTHVFSRTEAEHEQAKKRIRAERLARRGAVGAGR, encoded by the coding sequence GTGTTCTGCCGGCGGCTACTGCTATTACTTGTGCTGGCCGGTTGTGCCCTTGCTGGGGGCTGGTTCTGGGCCGCTCAGCCCCCCGAGCGCACCCGGCCCGTGCGCGTCGTCGTCATAGCCGGTAGCGGCAGCCTGCGCATCGGCGAACAGCTCGCTGCTGCCAAAGCAATCCGGTCGAGCTGGGCTTTTTGGGCGCTGGTCCGCTTCAAAGGCTGGCAGGACCAGCTCAAAGCCGGTACCTACGAAATTCCGCCGGGCCGCTCGCTTGAGGCCGTTGCCGAGCAGATCCGCAAGGGGGAGACGCTGCGCTTTCGCTACCGCATCCTCGAAGGCTGGAATACGCTTCAGATGGCCCGCTACTTTGAGCAACTGGGCTACTTCAAGATAGAAGATTTTCTGCGGCTCACAAGAGGCCCGCAGATGCTCCGCCCCCCCTGGTTGCCCGCCGGGATCGACCGGCTAGAAGGGTTTCTTTTTCCTGACACTTACGATCTTCCAGCTGAGAAACTGAGCGCCCGCACCGCCGTCACCCAGATGCTGGGTGCCTTCGAGCGATTGGCTCTGCCCCTCTACCGCACCCAGCCCGATCCGCCTCGATCGCTGAATGAATGGGTCACCCTCGCCAGTCTGGTCGAAAAGGAGGCAGCGGTGAGCGAAGAGCGCGCGGTCATCGCCGGGGTCTTTGTGAACCGCCTGCGCATCAACATGCCCCTTGCCTCCGATCCGACCGTCGAGTACGCCTTTGGTATCCGCCAGAGCGCCGAGCGGCCCCTCACCTACGCCCAGGTACGCCAGCCTTCGCCCTACAACACCTACATCCAGCCTGGCCTGCCCCCGACTCCCATCGCCTCGCCGGGGCTTGCCAGCCTGAGGGCTGCCCTCCAACCGGCTTTGACGCCCTACCTGTACTTTGTCGCCCGCTACGACGGCACCCACGTCTTCAGCCGCACCGAGGCCGAGCACGAGCAGGCCAAAAAACGCATCCGCGCCGAGCGGCTGGCCCGCCGGGGCGCAGTTGGAGCCGGGCGTTAG
- a CDS encoding YqeG family HAD IIIA-type phosphatase — translation MAGKSLLRPDLIVAGPVSELSFEWLKQRHVAGLILDLDDTLLALGEQIVNTKVMDWVARARLEFNLWIVSNNPNRPFIESIALSLSLPYVNRAAKPSRRALRRVLEEMQLLPEQVAIVGDRLLTDVLAGNRLGLVTVLVEPPGPSRILRGRLLRAVERLVFPDVLIRPTGNPSVGRS, via the coding sequence ATGGCTGGTAAATCGCTGCTGCGGCCCGACTTGATCGTTGCGGGGCCCGTCTCGGAGCTGAGCTTCGAGTGGCTCAAACAGCGCCACGTCGCCGGGCTCATCCTCGATCTCGACGACACGCTGCTCGCCCTGGGTGAGCAGATCGTCAACACAAAAGTGATGGATTGGGTGGCCCGCGCCCGGCTGGAGTTCAATCTCTGGATCGTGAGCAACAACCCCAACCGGCCCTTTATCGAGTCGATTGCCCTCTCGCTGTCGTTGCCCTATGTCAACCGGGCAGCCAAACCGTCGCGCCGCGCCCTGCGCCGGGTGCTCGAAGAGATGCAACTGCTTCCCGAGCAGGTGGCGATCGTCGGCGACCGGTTGCTCACCGATGTGCTGGCCGGCAATCGCCTCGGCCTTGTCACCGTTCTGGTCGAACCACCGGGACCCAGCCGGATACTGCGCGGTCGCCTGCTGCGAGCAGTGGAGCGCCTGGTCTTTCCGGACGTTCTGATTCGGCCTACTGGCAATCCCTCCGTAGGCAGATCTTAA
- the thrB gene encoding homoserine kinase, which produces MHALRVRVPATSANLGPGFDCLGVALALYNEFTFSAAESYSCTVTSGVSKSDALQVSTDTSNLAWRAFGYLFHQYGEPVPLVDLAIEMNVPLGRGLGSSATAIVAGVAAANAWLGSPLKRPQWLEVAARIEGHPDNVTPAALGGCQLALLGDSGTLITCPIKWHDSLVPVLAVPDFALATSKARAVLPKSVPHADAVFNASHLALLIRAIESGDGQWLTEALQDRLHQPYRSELIPGWQQVREAARAAGAWEVVISGAGPSLLALCPVSAAQAVRQAIADVWPGATILLPGLDREGCQLGDPATFAL; this is translated from the coding sequence TTGCACGCGCTGAGGGTCAGGGTACCAGCCACTTCCGCCAACCTCGGTCCCGGCTTCGATTGCCTGGGGGTCGCCCTGGCCCTCTACAACGAGTTCACCTTCAGCGCCGCTGAAAGTTACAGCTGCACGGTCACAAGCGGCGTCTCCAAGAGCGATGCCCTGCAGGTGAGTACCGACACCAGCAACCTGGCCTGGCGCGCCTTTGGCTATTTATTTCATCAATATGGTGAGCCGGTGCCGCTGGTGGATCTTGCAATTGAGATGAACGTTCCCCTGGGCCGGGGTCTGGGCAGTTCGGCGACAGCGATCGTGGCGGGGGTGGCAGCGGCCAACGCCTGGCTGGGTTCGCCTCTGAAGCGTCCGCAGTGGCTGGAAGTCGCCGCCCGGATCGAGGGGCATCCCGACAACGTCACCCCGGCGGCGCTGGGAGGCTGTCAGCTCGCCCTGTTGGGCGACAGCGGAACGCTCATCACCTGTCCGATCAAATGGCACGACAGCCTGGTGCCGGTCCTGGCGGTGCCGGATTTTGCCCTCGCCACCAGCAAAGCCCGCGCCGTTCTGCCCAAAAGCGTTCCCCACGCCGACGCCGTCTTCAACGCCTCCCACCTCGCCCTGCTCATCCGGGCGATCGAGAGCGGCGATGGCCAGTGGCTCACCGAAGCGCTGCAGGACCGGTTGCACCAGCCCTACCGCTCGGAGTTGATCCCCGGCTGGCAGCAGGTGCGCGAGGCGGCCCGCGCTGCCGGGGCCTGGGAGGTGGTCATTAGCGGTGCCGGGCCGAGCCTGCTTGCGCTCTGTCCAGTAAGCGCTGCCCAGGCGGTCCGACAGGCGATCGCCGATGTCTGGCCGGGGGCGACGATTCTGCTGCCGGGACTCGACCGGGAGGGTTGCCAACTCGGCGATCCGGCTACTTTTGCACTGTGA
- a CDS encoding sulfate ABC transporter substrate-binding protein: MSALLGWQGALTAEPVTLLNASYDPTGRLYADYNAAFSRYWQQRTGQAVRVEMSNGGSSKQARALIAGLEADVATLALAYDIDTLHDDAGLLPADWQKRLPDNSCPYTSTIVLLVRKGNPKKIVDWEDLARPGIAVITPSPKTSGGARWNYLAAWAWASKKYNGNEIKIRDYMGRWLHNVPVFDGGARGATLTFVQRGLGDVLLAWENEAYLALEELGRDSFEIVTPSLSILAEPPVSWLDGNTAKHRTTALAKAYLEYLYSFEGQTIVARHHYRPHLASVAHRYTSQFGRLKLVTVEQVFGGWRKAQRDHFDDGGSFDQLTVQK, encoded by the coding sequence ATGAGCGCACTACTGGGATGGCAGGGTGCGCTCACAGCCGAACCAGTGACGCTTCTCAACGCCTCCTACGATCCGACCGGTCGGCTCTACGCGGACTACAACGCCGCCTTCAGCCGCTACTGGCAACAGAGGACAGGCCAGGCGGTGCGCGTCGAGATGTCCAACGGTGGCTCCAGCAAGCAGGCGCGCGCGCTCATCGCTGGATTGGAGGCGGATGTGGCGACCCTCGCCCTCGCCTACGACATCGATACTCTGCACGACGATGCTGGGCTCCTCCCGGCGGACTGGCAGAAGCGCCTGCCGGACAACAGCTGCCCGTATACTTCGACGATCGTGCTGTTGGTACGGAAGGGCAATCCCAAAAAGATCGTCGATTGGGAGGATCTGGCCCGGCCTGGTATTGCGGTGATTACCCCTAGCCCAAAAACTTCCGGCGGAGCGCGCTGGAACTACCTGGCGGCCTGGGCCTGGGCGAGCAAAAAGTACAACGGCAACGAGATAAAGATCCGCGATTATATGGGCCGATGGCTACACAACGTCCCGGTATTCGACGGTGGGGCACGGGGAGCGACGCTCACCTTCGTGCAGCGCGGTCTGGGAGATGTACTGCTCGCCTGGGAAAACGAAGCGTACCTGGCGCTAGAAGAATTGGGCAGGGACAGCTTCGAGATCGTCACCCCTTCCCTCAGCATTCTGGCGGAGCCACCGGTGAGCTGGCTCGATGGCAACACCGCAAAGCACAGAACGACCGCACTCGCGAAAGCGTATCTGGAGTACCTCTACAGCTTCGAGGGCCAGACGATCGTCGCCCGCCACCACTACCGGCCCCACCTGGCGAGCGTTGCCCACCGCTACACTTCCCAGTTTGGCAGACTGAAGCTGGTGACGGTCGAACAGGTCTTTGGCGGCTGGCGCAAGGCCCAGCGGGACCACTTCGACGACGGTGGCAGCTTCGATCAGCTCACAGTGCAAAAGTAG
- a CDS encoding sulfite exporter TauE/SafE family protein, producing the protein MTGVGGAALMTPLLILVFNIPGSIAIGSDVVSATLMKVVGGYKHWQQGTVDLEVVRWLALGSIPGSFAGIGAIFAARSLGIAQLDMMLIHVVGFVLIGVSSLYLGRLIFSRYLKFKLPDSPKFDLSTTTGRILSMVVGFILGAIVGLTSVGSGSLFAVALLLFFRLDPWKLVGTDIVQAAILLIFTSIGHASLGNINWQLVLPIWLGTVPGVLIGAKLCPLVPKTALQVTLYSLLLMVGWQMLTKI; encoded by the coding sequence ATGACAGGCGTTGGCGGCGCGGCACTGATGACGCCTCTATTGATTTTAGTATTCAATATCCCTGGATCGATTGCCATCGGTTCCGATGTCGTCTCCGCGACCTTGATGAAGGTGGTAGGTGGCTACAAACATTGGCAGCAGGGGACAGTCGATCTCGAAGTTGTCAGGTGGTTGGCCCTCGGCAGTATTCCAGGCTCTTTTGCCGGTATCGGTGCGATCTTTGCCGCCCGTTCCCTTGGAATCGCTCAACTGGATATGATGCTCATCCACGTCGTCGGCTTCGTGCTGATTGGCGTTTCTTCTCTTTATCTGGGCAGGCTGATATTTAGCCGCTATCTTAAATTCAAGCTGCCCGATTCTCCAAAATTCGATCTTTCGACGACGACAGGCCGGATCCTCTCGATGGTTGTCGGTTTTATCCTCGGAGCAATCGTCGGTCTCACCAGTGTCGGCTCCGGTTCTTTATTTGCGGTTGCACTTCTGCTCTTTTTTCGCCTCGATCCCTGGAAGCTGGTTGGCACAGACATCGTACAGGCTGCAATCTTGCTTATTTTTACTTCGATTGGACACGCCAGCCTGGGCAATATCAACTGGCAACTGGTGCTGCCCATCTGGCTGGGAACGGTGCCGGGAGTATTGATCGGAGCGAAGCTTTGTCCACTGGTTCCAAAGACAGCCCTGCAGGTGACACTGTATTCGCTGCTTTTGATGGTGGGCTGGCAGATGCTCACAAAAATTTGA
- a CDS encoding FG-GAP repeat domain-containing protein — protein sequence MKMPQVRERLALSLQLPLCLAVSGLSLLTALAQPTKAAISFAAPPTFALGTTPSAAVSGDFNGDGKPT from the coding sequence ATGAAGATGCCGCAAGTTCGTGAGCGACTTGCACTATCGTTGCAGCTGCCGCTCTGTCTGGCTGTCAGCGGTCTCAGCCTGTTGACAGCGCTGGCCCAGCCAACGAAGGCTGCGATCAGCTTTGCGGCTCCACCGACCTTTGCCCTGGGTACCACTCCAAGCGCAGCGGTCTCTGGTGACTTCAACGGCGACGGCAAGCCGACGTAG
- a CDS encoding FG-GAP repeat domain-containing protein → MTNAGSDNVSILIGKGGGQFKPARNFAVGDGPVALVAGDFDADGDLDLAVANANASTVTLLRNNGSGRFRTAATLAVGSKPYSIKTGDFDGDGDLDLATANYGANTVTVILDQGKKFAVTQNVSTGGQGAISLTPGDFDADGDLDLAVSNGAYGRGTITRLTNNGSGTFASGTPVFSFYFYITPVAIVAGDFDGDGDTDLATTTSSNYFSDYVALLPNNGSGSFPSVRYIRTSTGAFSITAGDIDGDGDSDFIVPGIIDNTVSVLVNQGANNFVEGLPRFMPGNKPRAVVLGRFDDDALPDVISANSDGVAALLVNLGGDSLAAPQALRVLGDNPVAVVSGDIDGDGDIDLLSASFFGFGKDVTIFKNQGNAQFTATALPVDQLNDLNLADLDKDGDLDLVTVGSGGTKILLNDGSGNFRLLSTFSGSANAIGTGDLDNDGDQDIVVVKNSNNTVQIFLNNGSASFSTGQSTSSGGTNPSDLVLGDFNGDAKLDVAVTNRNSNQVSVLPGQGNGTLGSASNFSVGNTPDALAAGDIDNDGDLDLVTANSFTDTLSLLINSGSGSFGPAQTLSGADNPEDVAFADLDNDGDLDIVAAGVYAATVFQNQAGQFTLPPVNATVAISSTGLATGDLDGDGDQDLAVSSSLVFSSSYTVSVLRNQLVPNPIP, encoded by the coding sequence GTGACCAACGCCGGTTCAGATAATGTCTCAATTTTGATTGGCAAGGGCGGCGGTCAGTTCAAGCCGGCGCGCAATTTTGCTGTGGGCGATGGTCCGGTTGCCCTGGTGGCAGGCGACTTCGACGCTGACGGCGATCTCGACCTGGCCGTCGCCAACGCCAACGCCAGCACCGTCACGCTGTTGCGCAACAACGGCAGTGGCCGCTTTCGCACCGCAGCCACCCTGGCAGTCGGCTCAAAACCCTACAGCATCAAGACCGGTGACTTCGACGGCGACGGCGATCTCGACCTGGCGACGGCCAATTACGGTGCCAACACCGTCACCGTCATCCTCGATCAGGGCAAAAAGTTCGCTGTGACCCAGAACGTCTCGACCGGCGGGCAGGGGGCGATTTCGCTGACACCGGGCGACTTCGACGCTGACGGCGATCTCGACCTGGCGGTAAGTAACGGGGCTTACGGCAGGGGCACGATCACTCGTCTGACCAACAACGGCAGCGGTACCTTCGCAAGCGGCACCCCCGTCTTCAGCTTTTACTTTTACATCACCCCGGTGGCGATCGTCGCCGGTGACTTTGACGGCGACGGCGACACGGACCTCGCCACCACGACCAGCAGCAACTACTTCTCCGATTACGTCGCGCTGCTACCCAACAACGGCAGCGGCAGTTTCCCGAGCGTCAGGTACATCCGGACCTCCACAGGGGCATTTTCGATCACTGCAGGCGACATCGACGGCGATGGCGACTCAGACTTTATCGTGCCGGGGATCATCGACAACACCGTCTCGGTGCTCGTCAACCAGGGTGCTAACAACTTCGTCGAGGGGCTCCCCCGCTTCATGCCCGGCAACAAACCCCGAGCTGTGGTGCTTGGCCGCTTCGACGACGATGCTCTGCCGGACGTCATCAGCGCCAACAGCGACGGTGTGGCCGCGCTGCTCGTCAACCTCGGCGGCGATAGCTTGGCCGCACCGCAGGCGCTGAGAGTGTTGGGCGACAATCCGGTGGCGGTCGTGAGCGGCGATATCGACGGCGATGGTGACATCGATCTTTTAAGTGCAAGTTTCTTTGGCTTTGGCAAAGATGTCACGATCTTCAAAAACCAGGGCAACGCCCAGTTCACAGCCACTGCGCTGCCGGTGGATCAACTCAACGATCTGAACCTGGCCGATCTAGATAAAGACGGCGATCTCGACTTGGTGACGGTTGGCTCCGGCGGCACGAAAATCCTGCTCAACGACGGCAGCGGCAACTTCAGATTGCTATCTACCTTCTCCGGCAGTGCGAACGCCATCGGCACCGGCGATCTCGATAACGATGGAGATCAAGATATCGTTGTCGTCAAAAATTCCAACAATACCGTTCAGATATTTCTCAACAACGGCAGCGCTTCCTTCAGCACTGGCCAGAGCACCAGTAGCGGCGGCACCAACCCGAGCGATCTTGTTCTTGGCGACTTCAATGGCGACGCCAAGTTAGACGTGGCGGTGACCAACCGCAATTCCAACCAAGTCTCTGTCCTGCCCGGTCAGGGCAACGGTACCCTGGGCAGTGCCAGTAACTTCAGTGTCGGCAATACGCCCGATGCCCTGGCAGCAGGGGATATAGACAACGACGGCGACCTGGATCTGGTCACAGCCAACAGCTTCACCGACACCCTGTCGCTGCTCATCAACTCCGGTAGCGGCAGTTTTGGACCGGCCCAGACTTTGAGCGGAGCCGACAACCCGGAAGATGTTGCTTTTGCGGACCTCGACAACGACGGCGATCTCGACATTGTTGCTGCCGGCGTGTACGCGGCCACCGTTTTCCAGAATCAGGCTGGTCAGTTCAC